Proteins from a single region of Oryza brachyantha chromosome 6, ObraRS2, whole genome shotgun sequence:
- the LOC121054669 gene encoding succinate dehydrogenase assembly factor 4, mitochondrial — protein sequence MAASHLRRAFFFAPALSRGRSQPPAPVLSHVAFFSGPASPDQAAAAEAEAEAEGEAASGAGKGAAPGKEGKGEDASAGKEAAQEDGGEHVNKATGEIGGPRGPEPTRYGDWERGGRCSDF from the coding sequence ATGGCGGCcagccacctccgccgcgcctTCTTCTTCGCGCCCGCGCTCTCCCGCGGCCGGTCCCAGCCGCCTGCCCCCGTCCTCTCGCACGTCGCGTTTTTCTCCGGCCCTGCCTCCCCGGAtcaggccgcggcggcggaggcggaggcggaggcggagggggaggccgCGAGCGGAGCTGGAAAGGGAGCGGCACCGGGcaaggaggggaagggggaagATGCTAGCGcggggaaggaggcggcgcaggaagacggcggcgagcacgtGAACAAGGCCACCGGCGAGATCGGCGGCCCGCGTGGGCCCGAGCCGACGCGGTACGGCGACTGGGAGCGCGGTGGCCGGTGCTCCGACTTCTGA
- the LOC121054695 gene encoding non-specific lipid-transfer protein A-like, with protein MHASVPSSALLTQPLASDGEPMPMTPTCYSTSSSTVAAVVVALVVAAGQLVAAGTSDLCSLAKTAFSDCTAYVAGAEPVVSRRCCRGLGDIRELAATAAQRRAVCACVLADMLAAGAGKVDAGRAAGLPAACNVHVGFIPTSPTFNCFRVR; from the exons ATGCATGCATCCGTCCCAAGCAGTGCACTGCTCACCCAACCCCTTGCTAGCGACGGCGAGCCAATGCCCATGACGCCGACGTGCTactcgacgtcgtcgtcgacggtcgccgccgtcgtcgtcgcgctcgtcgtcgccgccgggcaGCTGGTCGCGGCGGGGACGTCGGACCTGTGCAGCCTCGCGAAGACGGCGTTCAGCGACTGCACGGCGTACGTCGCCGGGGCGGAGCCCGTCGTGtcgcgccgctgctgccgggGCCTCGGCGACATCCGGGAgctggccgccaccgccgcccagCGCCGGGCCGTCTGCGCGTGCGTCCTGGCGGAcatgctcgccgccggcgccggcaaggtcgacgccggccgcgccgccgggctCCCCGCCGCCTGCAACGTCCACGTCGGCTTCATCCCGACCAGCCCCACGTTCAACTGCTTCCG GGTTCGTTGA